The proteins below are encoded in one region of Hordeum vulgare subsp. vulgare chromosome 3H, MorexV3_pseudomolecules_assembly, whole genome shotgun sequence:
- the LOC123442675 gene encoding protein IWS1 homolog 1 has translation MDDFFDEDGEQLMDPDARSPSPERQAQPYDGLEDDLNDDGADWNRGRSPTPVHGGDSSRPRKRLLKKGGGGKGDGGGVPADDLEDWGEGAAAGLADDDVGGDPDADAARKRKGSSSLRDLARGGGGKDKHEKKRRKEDVGMAREKRGSSSGGKGSGGGHGGGDRGEDQDEEGEKEIQELWNTIAGDGSEDDEEGVRTLDDDNFIDDTGVDPADRYDNDNDGHSPRRFAQAEEAEEDDEIERLFKGGKKKKKNDRPRADIGLIVEQFIAEFEVASEEDANLNRQHKPAINKLMKLPLLIEVLSKKNLQQEFLDHGILTLLKNWLEPLPDGSMPNMNIRSAVLKLLSDFPIDLEQFDRREQLKKSGLGKVIMFLSKSDEETTSNRKLAKELVDKWSRPIFQKSTRFEDMKRYQEDEEAPPYRRPQMKKPSSSRSGMEPRDDDLDADFSQRKSGQSGSRQHASRPEASPLDFVIRPHSKIDPDQIRARAKQQVQDQRRLKMNKKLQQLKAPKKKNLQASKLSVEGRGMVKYL, from the exons atggaCGA CTTCTTCGACGAGGACGGCGAGCAGCTCATGGACCCCGACGCCCGCTCCCCCTCGCCCGAGCGGCAGGCGCAGCCCTACGACGGCCTCGAGGACGACCTCAACGACGACGGCGCCGACTGGAACCGCGGCCGCTCCCCGACCCCCGTGCACGGCGGCGACTCCTCCAGGCCCCGGAAGCGCCTCCTCAAGAAGGGCGGGGGCGggaagggcgacggcggcggcgtgcCCGCCGACGACCTGGAGGACTGGggcgagggcgcggcggcggggctggccgACGACGACGTGGGCGGGGAccccgacgccgacgccgccAGGAAGAGGAAGGGCTCCTCGAGCCTCCGGGACCTcgcgaggggcggcggcggcaaggACAAGcacgagaagaagaggaggaaggaggacgtGGGCATGGCGAGGGAGAAGCGGGGGTCGTCTTCCGGCGGCAAGGGCTCCGGCGGTGGCCATGGTGGTGGGGATAGGGGTGAGGATCAGGATGAAGAAGGGGAAAAAGAGATCCAGGAGCTCTGGAATACCATCGCCGGGGATGGCTCGGAG GATGATGAAGAAGGTGTTAGAACCTTAGATGACGATAATTTCATCGATGATACTGGGGTTGACCCAGCTGACCGTTATGACAATGATAATGATGGCCACTCTCCTCGACGTTTTGCACAG GCAGAGGAAGCTGAAGAGGACGACGAAATTGAGCGGCTCTTTAAGGGtggtaagaaaaagaagaagaatgaccgACCACGTGCAGATATTGGTCTTATCGTTGAACAGTTCATTGCTGAGTTTGAAGTAGCCTCCGAAGAAGATGCAAACCTAAATAGACAACATAAACCAGCCATTAACAAACTCATGAAGCTTCCACTCCTCATAGAAGTTCTCTCAAA GAAGAATCTCCAGCAGGAATTCCTTGATCATGGGATACTCACTCTTCTGAAAAACTGGCTTGAGCCTCTACCTGATGGGAGCATGCCCAATATGAATATTCGATCTGCTGTACTGAAGTTACTATCTGAT TTCCCGATTGATCTCGAGCAATTCGACAGAAGAGAGCAGCTCAAGAAAAGTGGCTTGGGAAAG GTTATTATGTTTTTGTCAAAATCTGACGAGGAGACTACTTCCAACAGAAAATTAGCCAAGGAATTGGTTGATAAATGG AGTCGACCAATATTCCAAAAGAGCACAAGATTTGAGGACATGAAGAGATATCAGGAGGACGAAGAAGCCCCCCCTTACAGGAGGCCTCAGATGAAAAA GCCTTCGTCAAGTAGGTCTGGAATGGAACCCCGAGACGATGATCTTGATGCTGACTTCTCTCA GCGCAAGTCCGGGCAAAGTGGTTCTAGGCAGCATGCTTCTAGGCCAGAAGCATCACCTCTGGACTTTGTCATTCGTCCACATTCCAAAATTGATCCCGACCAGATACGGGCTCGTGCTAAGCAACAAGTTCAAGACCAGCGTCGGCTGAAG ATGAACAAGAAACTGCAGCAGCTGAAAGCGCCAAAGAAGAAAAACCTTCAGGCTTCAAAGCTTAGTGTCGAAGGCCGTGGGATGGTCAAGTACTTGTAA